GGCTCTCGGCTATAACGCATCCGTTACTTTAAGCGGCGGAACGGCTATCGGCGCAAATGCGAGTGTAACAATACGTGGCGGCATTTCCATAGGGGCAGGCGTTAGAACCGAATCAGGCAATTCCATTGTCATAGGCGAGAGAGATGAGACAGGTGTCCGTATCGGGCGATACTCACTTCAAGAAATGGATGACCGCATTGGCACAATCGGCGATGACCCAAACCCCACCGGAAGCGCACACGCCCGTATCAACGACCACGAAACCCGCCTTTCCTCCGTTGAAAGCCGCGTCTCCGGCTTGGTGGATGTAAGCAACCGCTTGAGCAAAGCGGTCGCAATGTCTATGGCCCAAGAGTTCATAGCCGTTGAGAAAGACCGCCGGGCACGTTTCGGCATGACAAGTTCCGCCTATCGGGGCGAGTTCGGCATCGGCGCAAGTGCGGGTGTCCGTCTGAATGATATGATACAATTCCACTTTAGCGGAGCAATGGATTCGGGCTTTGACGAGAAAGCGATCAAAGCGGGCTTTGACATCCAATTCGGAGGCAAACAGCAATAATCCCCCTCCCCCTCTGGATTCCTTGTCGGAGCAAGGAATGACAGAAAAGAGACCGGATTCCGGCAAAACTATCTCCTTATTCAAGGCTACCTTGAATATAAACTGCAATTCCTTCCATATTAAAGGCCACCTTGAACAACACCTTTTGACCACAACCCCCACCCCGCCCCGTTCTGTGTTAAAATAACCCCAAACCCGCGCGGAGGCATTTGCTATGAGTTACTACAAACCCGAAGACCTTAAAAAATTCAACGAGGTCGGAAAATTCGCAAAGAACCTGATGGACAAGTTCTTTGACTACTACAACGCCGCCACCTCCGATGAGGGGGCTTTGACCGCCAGAGAAAAAGCGCTCATCGCCCTTGCGGTGGCGCATTCCAAACAATGCCCCTACTGCATTGACGCCTACACCAACAGATGCATTGAAACCGGCGCGGGCCCCGAAGAAATGACCGAGGCCGTTCATGTCGCCGCCTCAATGGAAGCGGGAGTTAAACTTATCCACGCGGTTCAGATGCAAAATACCCTGAAGGAAAACGGCGCGCTGTAGCCCGCCCTCCCCCCTTTTTTACAATGACGGAACACAACGGCAGCAACGGCGGCGGAAGAAACTTTTCCGCATTTATCAAAGACAGAAACGTCAGCATAACGCCGCGCTCCCTCAAAACCCTTCAGGTTAATGTTACAAAACTCTGCAATCAGGCGTGCGTCCATTGCCACGTTGACGCCTCCCCGAAACGGACCGAGCAGATGGACATCAAAACCATAAACCGCTGCCTTGAAATACTGTCGGATGAAAAAGTGGAAACGCTTGACATTACGGGCGGCGCGCCGG
This sequence is a window from Candidatus Dadabacteria bacterium. Protein-coding genes within it:
- a CDS encoding arsenosugar biosynthesis-associated peroxidase-like protein produces the protein MSYYKPEDLKKFNEVGKFAKNLMDKFFDYYNAATSDEGALTAREKALIALAVAHSKQCPYCIDAYTNRCIETGAGPEEMTEAVHVAASMEAGVKLIHAVQMQNTLKENGAL